A single genomic interval of Dysidea avara chromosome 8, odDysAvar1.4, whole genome shotgun sequence harbors:
- the LOC136263912 gene encoding uncharacterized protein has protein sequence MCERSEERRESKSALVSISTPSGLRTRVVRYSGDVSVLRSAILESFKDILQCSQSSVILQVRDDSWGENVFVDVVGLDQEIPDRAVMRIMETIQSEEGAANNLSTAQSVAFNHPQDSGAVAAAPGKTSTQLQLSLSKSGVSLCRGTTQESSIPNVEMASPGLSDEDIKQRALIYKKESIRPLTEYQISVNKAAQEICLQNPVYLSSRQKLLDAARSKVNSSYSFKKGKSRSNKYCGAVESTATKRPRLTFDARVERMKRLEEDIQNLKERISYKEKRRQMAENVKNYKACDDITEEIASLSKQKRELENELLVLQKKTKRSMSYHSRNVASSQESDDSSSKTRRLHKSLKPKESKVVLEVSSVYSDDSSSADTIILSDNESSQTSSRGQSSSNSQMSSGDQTSFVDESPSVDQTSSTELMSSTDQISSAGQMSFVGQITNQQKDTLF, from the exons ATGTGTGAACGAAGCGAGGAACGAAGAGAAAGCAAGAGTGCGCTGGTGTCTATCAGCACACCTAGTGGGCTAAGAACAAGAGTTGTGAGATATAGTGGCGACGTCTCTGTCCTCCGTTCTGCAATTCTAGAGAGCTTTAAGGATATTTTGCAGTGCAGCCAGAGTAGTGTGATATTGCAAGTACGAGATGACAGCTGGGGAGAGAACGTGTTTGTTGATGTAGTTGGCTTGGACCAGGAAATTCCTGACAGAGCTGTGATGAGGATAATGGAAACAATTCAGTCCGAGGAAGGTGCAGCCAACAATCTTTCCACCGCACAGTCG GTGGCCTTTAACCATCCTCAGGATTCTGGTGCGGTTGCAGCAGCCCCTGGTAAAACTTCTACCCAACTCCAATTAAGCTTATCCAAGTCTGGTGTTTCGCTTTGCAGAGGCACAACACAG GAATCTAGCATTCCAAATGTTGAGATGGCTAGTCCAGGTCTGTCTGATGAAGACATCAAGCAGAGAGCCCTTATTTACAAGAAGGAATCCATACGACCTCTAACTGAATATCAAATATCAGTAAATAAAGCAGCTCAAGAAATTTGCCTACAGAATCCCGTATATCTTTCAAGTCGTCAGAAGCTCTTGGATGCGGCTAGGAGTAAAGTAAATTCAAGCTACTCATTTAAGAAGGGGAAAAGCCGCAGTAACAAATATTGTGGAGCTGTAGAGTCCACTGCTACAAAACGGCCAAGGCTCACTTTTGATGCTAGAGTGGAACGCATGAAACGGTTGGAAGAAGACATACAAAATTTAAAGGAAAGAATATCATACAAAGAGAAAAGAAGACAGATGGCTGAAAATGTGAAAAACTACAAGGCTTGTGACGATATTACTGAAGAGATTGCCAGTTTGTCCAAACAAAAACGAGAGCTAGAAAATGAACTGCTGGTTTTACAGAAAAAAACTAAAAGATCGATGTCCTACCATAGCAGAAATGTTGCTTCCAGTCAGGAGTCAGATGATTCCTCTAGTAAAACCAGGCGTTTGCATAAATCTTTGAAACCAAAGGAATCTAAGGTTGTGCTTGAAGTGTCAAGTGTATATAGTGATGACAGCAGTAGTGCAGATACAATCATACTCTCTGACAATGAAAGTTCACAAACATCTTCCAGAGGTCAATCATCATCAAATAGCCAAATGTCCTCTGGTGATCAGACTTCTTTTGTTGATGAATCACCTTCGGTTGACCAGACATCGTCCACTGAACTCATGTCTTCCACTGACCAGATCTCTTCTGCTGGCCAGATGTCTTTTGTTGGTCAAATAACTAACCAACAAAAAGATACACTTTTTTAG
- the LOC136265161 gene encoding uncharacterized protein, translating into MGVMNVGMSMVGDLQRLQDISQELSVAIERPSVLPEKSIDYLAEACPLAAVTSDFQDSLSLGMSRSQISGSLTPQPVRSASSTSGLSRRSQSFDHIDDPANFYSEIPYTLQTTGQPVSPLTVSSTPPPPPLPVYNSAPAPPPPPVHKPSQSSLCKDEVYVYPEQPSPPPSAMTENGVPPPPVNASPGWRDDLMTKLRKRAESVGSPIRPSTPVEEQLYVEVEPPSFVLSQRSMSVSFPPPPVPNKVPQPMTPPTTHMRRSDSQVPPPKLPKPSRMSVASSYQDNSDNEDESPLAKALKGAKLKKTVSNDRSAPKV; encoded by the exons ATGGGAGTGATG AATGTTGGGATGTCTATGGTTGGTGATTTACAAAGATTACAAGATATTTCACAAGAGTTGTCTGTTGCTATTGAACGGCCTAGTGTTCTCCCTGAGAAATCTATTGATTATTTAGCAGAGGCATGTCCTTTGGCTGCAGTAACTAGTGATTTTCAAG ATTCTCTATCACTTGGCATGTCACGATCCCAGATTAGTGGCAGTCTTACTCCACAGCCTGTCCGTAGTGCATCATCAACTTCAGGACTATCACGACGATCACAAAGCTTTGATCATATAGATGATCCAGCTAACTTCTACTCTGAGATTCCTTACACATTACAAACTACGGGTCAGCCTGTGTCACCATTAACTGTATCAAGTACGCCCCCACCACCCCCACTTCCTGTTTACAACTCTGCCCCTGCGCCACCCCCACCCCCAGTGCACAAGCCATCACAATCATCATTATGCAAAGATGAGGTGTATGTGTATCCTGAGCAGCCATCACCACCACCATCAGCAATGACAGAAAATGGTGTACCCCCTCCTCCTGTAAATGCCAGCCCTGGCTGGCGGGATGACTTGATGACCAAACTTCGTAAGAGAGCAGAGAGTGTAGGATCCCCAATACGTCCCAGCACACCAGTAGAAGAGCAACTGTATGTTGAAGTTGAGCCACCCAGTTTTGTGCTCTCTCAGCGTTCCATGTCTGTTTCATTCCCACCTCCTCCTGTTCCTAATAAAGTCCCACAACCAATGACACCCCCAACTACACACATGAGGAGATCTGATTCTCAAGTACCACCACCAAAACTGCCCAAGCCATCCCGGATGAGTGTTGCTAGTAGTTACCAAGACAACAGTGACAACGAGGATGAGAGTCCACTAGCTAAGGCCCTTAAAGGTGCCAAACTGAAGAAAACTGTTAGTAATGACCGCTCTGCACCAAAGGTGTGA
- the LOC136265156 gene encoding uncharacterized protein isoform X1, whose translation MIKAANIVMEKGITPLKSLFQSCFPGVTYHTPNVKRRLLQMPLAALLIKINKDPKVYVMELNPGVDYEKLIDICESSNSSATSSKTFSKIDLQNLLSLAQNDRERELVRYATFKASGLTPSSARRCYGFENMTERTARVEACIEESLHIRESIRSLSEDQEAAVTQLYIDDSDIEPDCSLETATEDKCFVFDELLVALVESKFNWFHLVDHMLTKADCDDEKGITNQLSQQFPKLLEKCLTSDHKMLLQQSYQAFTNYNNTHRHEAERSVDALNGFIVIDSESEDPDEYIGLKDAFSEKAKAIVAKQRKTIQRRAQYLISKTIASRNYLRKKQSDRVKTIVKEFPTIGREIEDFVKSCNVGADAWRRTGVLTFDGNIRVKSKATFGRIRDHLIKTFGRNFAYGTVVELCVARNKRRKSAERYKGLAKVTCRRARKGFMLKFNPDAHWSAAFYAGLNYLQYKDGCNIVNVNRDDAAGFRLDTMATHRLHKSPVVQDHEALTTYTDYVNPYTSILQTTSYNFTATDTTAEMCTGVVKATGVFPKNPFQHSADLEMLELTPEFKPMFFNPSTDIRKPVECFRVDGASDEGPIHEEVQFIWTERHLKRSTIACLVTARNSGSSYLNRVELQNGCLALAHANLFIPSTLGGTCMDSNTGKINKEKYEHNMELATNVYVNRVNDAPCGDTVIHLYNGANSSEQQVVRKYFLQYCKGTKKQKEALKRERPELYNYFDTVWQLKERHSIKGLPPQYAFFLVCCFDPSCCHPVCRSEQKHMPPWYSGGPLITHLPLPIPDPDRPWGNVDCTECKENCTGHYLPPKSSIQSQLLPMKKPPSTVLKENFDQLTSYPPPESLCSEIAKETLLSVSDVTIWFEHLHTIKENRRRGAVKAAETRRKNKERKTAVATYHCAVCYEEFQEFTDSVEKWIGCDLCDRWFHFVCIGIVEEPEEFVCEECK comes from the coding sequence ATGATAAAAGCTGCAAATATTGTAATGGAGAAAGGCATCACTCCTCTTAAATCATTATTTCAGAGCTGCTTTCCAGGCGTAACTTATCATACTCCAAATGTTAAGCGTAGACTGTTACAAATGCCTTTAGCTGCCTTGCTAATCAAGATAAATAAAGATCCTAAAGTGTATGTGATGGAACTCAATCCAGGAGTCGACTATGAGAAACTCATTGATATTTGTGAATCATCTAACAGCTCTGCTACTAGTTCAAAAACATTCTCCAAGATTGACCTTCAGAATTTGTTGTCCCTTGCTCAAAATGACCGGGAGAGAGAACTAGTTAGGTATGCAACATTCAAAGCTTCTGGACTTACACCATCATCAGCCAGGCGCTGTTATGGGTTTGAAAATATGACTGAGCGAACTGCTAGGGTGGAGGCTTGTATTGAAGAGTCTCTGCATATTCGAGAATCAATCAGAAGTTTAAGTGAAGATCAAGAAGCTGCGGTAACTCAGTTATACATTGATGATTCAGATATTGAGCCTGACTGTTCACTAGAAACTGCCACAGAAGataaatgttttgtttttgATGAGCTGCTTGTAGCATTAGTTGAAAGTAAATTTAATTGGTTTCATTTAGTTGACCACATGCTAACAAAAGCAGATTGTGATGATGAAAAAGGTATTACAAATCAACTGTCCCAACAGTTTCCAAAATTGTTAGAGAAATGTTTGACATCTGATCATAAAATGTTGCTACAGCAATCATATCAAGCATTTACCAACTATAATAATACCCATCGACATGAGGCAGAAAGGAGTGTGGATGCCTTAAATGGTTTTATTGTGATAGACTCAGAAAGTGAAGATCCTGATGAGTACATTGGCCTCAAAGATGCATTTAGTGAGAAGGCAAAGGCTATTGTAGCAAAACAAAGGAAGACCATTCAACGAAGAGCCCAGTACTTAATAAGTAAAACTATTGCTAGCCGAAACTACCTTAGGAAGAAGCAAAGTGACCGTGTGAAAACAATTGTAAAGGAGTTTCCTACTATTGGAAGAGAAATCGAAGATTTTGTGAAAAGTTGCAATGTTGGGGCTGATGCATGGCGCAGAACTGGTGTGTTGACATTTGATGGGAACATCCGTGTTAAATCAAAAGCCACTTTTGGAAGGATACGTGATCATTTAATCAAAACCTTTGGACGAAACTTTGCTTATGGAACTGTAGTAGAGCTATGCGTGGCAAGGAACAAAAGAAGAAAATCTGCTGAACGTTATAAAGGCTTGGCCAAAGTCACTTGTAGACGTGCACGAAAGGGGTTCATGCTCAAGTTTAATCCCGACGCTCATTGGAGTGCAGCCTTTTATGCTGGTTTAAACTACCTACAATACAAGGATGGCTGCAACATTGTTAATGTTAACAGAGATGATGCTGCTGGATTCCGCTTAGATACGATGGCTACTCATCGTTTGCACAAGAGCCCAGTAGTGCAAGATCATGAAGCTCTAACGACTTATACAGACTATGTTAATCCTTATACCTCTATTCTGCAGACTACATCATATAATTTTACAGCCACAGATACTACTGCAGAGATGTGTACAGGTGTAGTTAAGGCAACTGGTGTTTTTCCAAAAAACCCATTTCAACACAGTGCTGATTTAGAAATGCTAGAACTAACACCAGAATTCAAGCCAATGTTCTTCAATCCTAGTACAGATATTAGAAAACCAGTTGAATGTTTTCGGGTAGATGGTGCCAGTGATGAAGGCCCGATTCATGAAGAGGTTCAATTCATATGGACAGAGAGACATTTGAAACGGTCAACTATTGCATGCCTTGTTACAGCAAGGAACAGTGGGTCCAGCTATTTAAATCGCGTTGAATTACAAAACGGTTGTTTAGCATTAGCACATGCAAATTTATTCATTCCATCCACTCTTGGAGGAACATGCATGGATTCAAACACAGGAAAGATCAATAAAGAAAAATATGAGCATAATATGGAATTGGCTACTAATGTTTACGTAAACAGAGTTAATGATGCTCCATGTGGAGACACTGTCATACATTTGTACAATGGAGCGAATTCTTCAGAACAACAAGTAGTCCGTAAATATTTTCTACAATATTGTAAGGGTACTAAGAAGCAAAAAGAAGCATTAAAAAGAGAAAGGCcagaattgtacaactatttTGACACTGTGTGGCAGTTAAAGGAAAGGCATAGCATTAAGGGACTACCACCCCAATACGCATTTTTTCTTGTTTGCTGTTTTGATCCCTCTTGTTGTCATCCTGTGTGCAGGAGTGAGCAGAAGCACATGCCACCCTGGTACAGTGGAGGACCACTTATCACGCACTTACCACTGCCTATTCCTGACCCTGACAGACCATGGGGTAATGTTGATTGCACTGAATGTAAAGAAAATTGTACTGGTCATTATTTGCCACCTAAGTCATCTATTCAATCACAACTTTTGCCAATGAAAAAGCCTCCTTCAACAGTACTTAAGGAAAATTTTGACCAGTTAACTTCATACCCTCCACCCGAGTCCCTTTGTTCTGAAATTGCTAAAGAAACCTTGCTATCAGTAAGTGATGTCACTATATGGTTCGAACACCTACACACAATCAAGGAGAACCGCAGAAGAGGTGCAGTAAAGGCTGCTGaaacaagaagaaaaaacaaagaacgTAAAACAGCTGTAGCCACTTACCACTGTGCAGTTTGTTATGAAGAGTTCCAGGAGTTCACGGATTCCGTAGAAAAGTGGATAGGCTGTGATTTATGTGACAGATGGTTCCATTTTGTTTGTATAGGTATTGTGGAAGAGCCTGAAGAATTTGTATGTGAAGAGTGTAAATAG
- the LOC136265156 gene encoding uncharacterized protein isoform X2, giving the protein MIKAANIVMEKGITPLKSLFQSCFPGVTYHTPNVKRRLLQMPLAALLIKINKDPKVYVMELNPGVDYEKLIDICESSNSSATSSKTFSKIDLQNLLSLAQNDRERELVRYATFKASGLTPSSARRCYGFENMTERTARVEACIEESLHIRESIRSLSEDQEAAVTQLYIDDSDIEPDCSLETATEDKCFVFDELLVALVESKFNWFHLVDHMLTKADCDDEKGITNQLSQQFPKLLEKCLTSDHKMLLQQSYQAFTNYNNTHRHEAERSVDALNGFIVIDSESEDPDEYIGLKDAFSEKAKAIVAKQRKTIQRRAQYLISKTIASRNYLRKKQSDRVKTIVKEFPTIGREIEDFVKSCNVGADAWRRTGVLTFDGNIRVKSKATFGRIRDHLIKTFGRNFAYGTVVELCVARNKRRKSAERYKGLAKVTCRRARKGFMLKFNPDAHWSAAFYAGLNYLQYKDGCNIVNVNRDDAAGFRLDTMATHRLHKSPVVQDHEALTTYTDYVNPYTSILQTTSYNFTATDTTAEMCTGVVKATGVFPKNPFQHSADLEMLELTPEFKPMFFNPSTDIRKPVECFRVDGASDEGPIHEEVQFIWTERHLKRSTIACLVTARNSGSSYLNRVELQNGCLALAHANLFIPSTLGGTCMDSNTGKINKEKYEHNMELATNVYVNRVNDAPCGDTVIHLYNGANSSEQQVVRKYFLQYCKGTKKQKEALKRERPELYNYFDTVWQLKERHSIKGLPPQYAFFLVCCFDPSCCHPVCRSEQKHMPPWYSGGPLITHLPLPIPDPDRPWGNVDCTECKENCTGHYLPPKSSIQSQLLPMKKPPSTVLKENFDQLTSYPPPESLCSEIAKETLLSVSDVTIWFEHLHTIKENRRRGAVKAAETRRKNKERKTAVATYHCAVCYEEFQEFTDSVEKYCGRA; this is encoded by the exons ATGATAAAAGCTGCAAATATTGTAATGGAGAAAGGCATCACTCCTCTTAAATCATTATTTCAGAGCTGCTTTCCAGGCGTAACTTATCATACTCCAAATGTTAAGCGTAGACTGTTACAAATGCCTTTAGCTGCCTTGCTAATCAAGATAAATAAAGATCCTAAAGTGTATGTGATGGAACTCAATCCAGGAGTCGACTATGAGAAACTCATTGATATTTGTGAATCATCTAACAGCTCTGCTACTAGTTCAAAAACATTCTCCAAGATTGACCTTCAGAATTTGTTGTCCCTTGCTCAAAATGACCGGGAGAGAGAACTAGTTAGGTATGCAACATTCAAAGCTTCTGGACTTACACCATCATCAGCCAGGCGCTGTTATGGGTTTGAAAATATGACTGAGCGAACTGCTAGGGTGGAGGCTTGTATTGAAGAGTCTCTGCATATTCGAGAATCAATCAGAAGTTTAAGTGAAGATCAAGAAGCTGCGGTAACTCAGTTATACATTGATGATTCAGATATTGAGCCTGACTGTTCACTAGAAACTGCCACAGAAGataaatgttttgtttttgATGAGCTGCTTGTAGCATTAGTTGAAAGTAAATTTAATTGGTTTCATTTAGTTGACCACATGCTAACAAAAGCAGATTGTGATGATGAAAAAGGTATTACAAATCAACTGTCCCAACAGTTTCCAAAATTGTTAGAGAAATGTTTGACATCTGATCATAAAATGTTGCTACAGCAATCATATCAAGCATTTACCAACTATAATAATACCCATCGACATGAGGCAGAAAGGAGTGTGGATGCCTTAAATGGTTTTATTGTGATAGACTCAGAAAGTGAAGATCCTGATGAGTACATTGGCCTCAAAGATGCATTTAGTGAGAAGGCAAAGGCTATTGTAGCAAAACAAAGGAAGACCATTCAACGAAGAGCCCAGTACTTAATAAGTAAAACTATTGCTAGCCGAAACTACCTTAGGAAGAAGCAAAGTGACCGTGTGAAAACAATTGTAAAGGAGTTTCCTACTATTGGAAGAGAAATCGAAGATTTTGTGAAAAGTTGCAATGTTGGGGCTGATGCATGGCGCAGAACTGGTGTGTTGACATTTGATGGGAACATCCGTGTTAAATCAAAAGCCACTTTTGGAAGGATACGTGATCATTTAATCAAAACCTTTGGACGAAACTTTGCTTATGGAACTGTAGTAGAGCTATGCGTGGCAAGGAACAAAAGAAGAAAATCTGCTGAACGTTATAAAGGCTTGGCCAAAGTCACTTGTAGACGTGCACGAAAGGGGTTCATGCTCAAGTTTAATCCCGACGCTCATTGGAGTGCAGCCTTTTATGCTGGTTTAAACTACCTACAATACAAGGATGGCTGCAACATTGTTAATGTTAACAGAGATGATGCTGCTGGATTCCGCTTAGATACGATGGCTACTCATCGTTTGCACAAGAGCCCAGTAGTGCAAGATCATGAAGCTCTAACGACTTATACAGACTATGTTAATCCTTATACCTCTATTCTGCAGACTACATCATATAATTTTACAGCCACAGATACTACTGCAGAGATGTGTACAGGTGTAGTTAAGGCAACTGGTGTTTTTCCAAAAAACCCATTTCAACACAGTGCTGATTTAGAAATGCTAGAACTAACACCAGAATTCAAGCCAATGTTCTTCAATCCTAGTACAGATATTAGAAAACCAGTTGAATGTTTTCGGGTAGATGGTGCCAGTGATGAAGGCCCGATTCATGAAGAGGTTCAATTCATATGGACAGAGAGACATTTGAAACGGTCAACTATTGCATGCCTTGTTACAGCAAGGAACAGTGGGTCCAGCTATTTAAATCGCGTTGAATTACAAAACGGTTGTTTAGCATTAGCACATGCAAATTTATTCATTCCATCCACTCTTGGAGGAACATGCATGGATTCAAACACAGGAAAGATCAATAAAGAAAAATATGAGCATAATATGGAATTGGCTACTAATGTTTACGTAAACAGAGTTAATGATGCTCCATGTGGAGACACTGTCATACATTTGTACAATGGAGCGAATTCTTCAGAACAACAAGTAGTCCGTAAATATTTTCTACAATATTGTAAGGGTACTAAGAAGCAAAAAGAAGCATTAAAAAGAGAAAGGCcagaattgtacaactatttTGACACTGTGTGGCAGTTAAAGGAAAGGCATAGCATTAAGGGACTACCACCCCAATACGCATTTTTTCTTGTTTGCTGTTTTGATCCCTCTTGTTGTCATCCTGTGTGCAGGAGTGAGCAGAAGCACATGCCACCCTGGTACAGTGGAGGACCACTTATCACGCACTTACCACTGCCTATTCCTGACCCTGACAGACCATGGGGTAATGTTGATTGCACTGAATGTAAAGAAAATTGTACTGGTCATTATTTGCCACCTAAGTCATCTATTCAATCACAACTTTTGCCAATGAAAAAGCCTCCTTCAACAGTACTTAAGGAAAATTTTGACCAGTTAACTTCATACCCTCCACCCGAGTCCCTTTGTTCTGAAATTGCTAAAGAAACCTTGCTATCAGTAAGTGATGTCACTATATGGTTCGAACACCTACACACAATCAAGGAGAACCGCAGAAGAGGTGCAGTAAAGGCTGCTGaaacaagaagaaaaaacaaagaacgTAAAACAGCTGTAGCCACTTACCACTGTGCAGTTTGTTATGAAGAGTTCCAGGAGTTCACGGATTCCGTAGAAAA GTATTGTGGAAGAGCCTGA